A single Cucumis melo cultivar AY chromosome 4, USDA_Cmelo_AY_1.0, whole genome shotgun sequence DNA region contains:
- the LOC103487179 gene encoding DNA repair protein UVH3 isoform X1, translating into MGVQGLWELLAPVGRRVSVETLAGKKLAIDASIWMVQFIKAMRDDRGEMVRNAHLLGFFRRICKLLFLRTKPVFVFDGATPALKRRTLIARRRQRENAQAKVRKTAEKLLLNHLKVMRLKELAEDLQNQKQQRKQKLPKKSTLPSPKEKFDGTLTSERCKSFPNRGSHENLDGMLGASIMAEEKGIFSSSASSVAGATLDKEDGDEQSVVNQKYNKDSKGKELLSDETHVVGSDSERMDLASRRHQQNVDEMLAASIAAEEARSLNGKASASAVTNLDGEDTDDEDEELILPEMHGVVDPSVLAALPPSVQLDLLVQMRERLMAENRQKYQRVKKDPAKFSELQIQAYLKTVAFRQDIDQVQKAAAGRGVGGVQTSRVASEANREFIFSSSFTGDKQALASARAEKNGDKDVQAPIVQQPLSSLKSTKIPSTSNPLARSTPDKSEVFEENIETFLDERGRVRVSRVRAMGIHMTRDLERNLDLMKEIEKTTSAKKATNPDLMQNIEICNPESFSFQSQDLDTSDEGVGGSINKLDERGTEFMLNEETAIEIMLEDEGGKSFDGDDDLFTNLAAENPIGMGSFDISTQKLSLDNTTDSAWVEALEGKIYTPKNVGVDDHCFKEGIVSDESEVDWEDGVCDHVNPVPFEADSAKSVSKGSLEEEADLQEAIRRSLEDKGYTKTGPLSSDHQQPQPVIVGKRAEHNTSALKENMIGLGKLDSDDGMSSLNFNDSSGIKGTTESLSQEKQCSEPVVLLDTKTHTLSEQLDASYNDTTFSPKELNENNDALEPLSEDASSAVQVGDMINNTVVNSPCHMVEVEGFYTPGNGSSPKSFACENHLKQNLPVDKHSHDLLLDEKDAKIPIVEKTSSAEITEDELMNRISVLEQERLNLGDEQKRLERNAESVNSEMFAECQELLQMFGLPYIIAPMEAEAQCAYMELANLVDGVVTDDSDVFLFGAKSVYKNIFDDRKYVETYFMKDIENELGLNRDKLIRMALLLGSDYTEGVSGIGIVNAVEVMNAFPEEDGLHKFKEWIESPDPSILGPLGAKTGLNARKRGSKASENETACSNSSGPASEENISKDLKENMTVKQSFMDKHRNVSKNWHIPSEFPSEAVISAYICPQVDKSAEPFSWGKPDHFVLRRLCWEKFGWENSKADELLLPVLKEYSKHETQLRLEAFYTFNERFAKIRSKRIKKAVKSITGSRSAVLMDDAVRDASVNNQKELSVEPKENISEKCSSEIQGASSNKEDIENRLQKPSRKRQLDGEQSQFGKGKKLTKKEKGKRSVSEGSHSKRGRGRGRGRGRLASRGKTPITDLVETSSSDDESEFDNQKFDSENLPEPQERRRSSRIRKSASYAIDDSNQLSDHSADRFSNDKAEEDMVVQGQYAYPETIISQYENTESSSRTLKQSLQNDYLETGGGFCLVEDETSRQEMCQNKDPAMEANNSEDYLTIGGGFCLDDNDECVDPVAHPNQATILEAQKDDLIPDRSTFSPEKHIVEEDTDTNIESLHNLGNSSYVSNRNSSQVGENVEEEPKDHCVRAFGGGLSAMPNLRRKRRKY; encoded by the exons ATGGGAGTTCAGGGTCTTTGGGAGCTCTTAGCCCCCGTCGGCCGCCGTGTCTCCGTCGAAACCCTAGCCGGAAAAAAGCTCGCCATCG ATGCGAGCATTTGGATGGTACAATTCATAAAGGCTATGCGCGATGATAGGGGAGAAATGGTCCGAAACGCTCATTTACTCGGTTTTTTTCGACGGATTTGTAAACTGTTATTCTTGCGGACCAAGCCTGTTTTTGTCTTCGATGGTGCAACCCCGGCTCTCAAGCGCCGTACTCTCATTGCTCGCCGTAGGCAGCGTGAGAACGCCCAGGCTAAAGTTCGTAAGACCGCCGAGAAATTGCTTCTTAATCAT CTCAAGGTAATGAGGTTAAAAGAACTTGCTGAGGATCTACAGAACCAGAAACAGCAGAGGAAGCAAAAACTACCCAAAAAGAGTACCTTGCCAAGCCCTAAGGAAAAATTTGATGGTACTTTGACTTCGGAAAGGTGCAAAAGTTTCCCAAATAGGGGCAGTCATGAAAATCTAGATGGAAT GTTGGGAGCATCAATTATGGCCGAGGAGAAAGGGATTTTCTCAAGTAGTGCTTCCTCTGTTGCTGGTGCTACTCTTGATAAAGAGGACGGTGATGAACAGTCAGTTGTG AACCAGAAGTACAACAAGGACTCAAAGGGCAAGGAGCTTTTGTCAGATGAAACACATGTAGTGGGGAGTGATTCAGAAAGGATGGACTTGGCCTCAAGAAGGCATCAGCAAAATGTAGATGAGAT GTTGGCGGCATCCATTGCAGCAGAAGAAGCAAGAAGTTTGAATGGAAAGGCATCAGCATCTGCTGTTACAAATCTGGATGGTGAAGATACGGATGATGAAGATGAGGAGTTGATTTTG CCCGAAATGCATGGGGTAGTTGATCCTTCTGTGTTGGCCGCTTTGCCACCTTCAGTTCAACTTGATCTTCTTGTTCAG ATGAGAGAGAGATTAATGGCAGAAAACAGACAGAAATATCAAAGGGTCAAGAAG GACCCTGCAAAGTTTTCTGAGCTACAGATACAGGCGTATCTTAAAACTGTTGCTTTTCGACAAGATATTGATCAAGTGCAGAAGGCTGCTGCTGGGAGAGGGGTTGGTGGTGTACAAACATCAAGAGTTGCCTCGGAAGCAAACAgggaatttattttttcatcatcttttaCGGGTGATAAACA GGCTCTTGCGTCTGCTAGAGCTGAGAAGAATGGAGACAAAGATGTACAAGCACCAATAGTTCAGCAACCTTTAAGTTCCCTGAAAAGTACCAAAATTCCTAGTACATCCAATCCTCTGGCTCGATCAACTCCTGATAAGTCAGAAGTTTTTGAGGAAAACATTGAAACATTTTTGGATGAGAGGGGACGTGTGCGAGTTAGTAGGGTCAGGGCAATGGGGATACATATGACACGAGATTTAGAAAGGAACTTGGATTTGATGAAAGAGATTGAGAAGACTACCAGTGCAAAGAAAGCTACAAATCCCGACCTTAtgcaaaatattgaaatatgtAATCCAGAAAGCTTTTCTTTTCAAAGCCAAGATCTAGATACTTCAGATGAAGGTGTTGGTGGATCCATTAATAAGTTAGATGAGAGAGGTACAGAGTTCATGCTGAATGAAGAAACTGCTATAGAAATTATGCTGGAAGATGAGGGTGGGAAGTCTTTTGATGGCGATGATGATCTATTTACTAATTTAGCTGCAGAAAATCCCATTGGAATGGGTTCTTTTGATATCTCGACCCAAAAACTCTCTCTTGATAATACGACAGATTCTGCTTGGGTGGAAGCACTTGAAGGAAAAATTTATACTCCAAAAAATGTTGGAGTGGATGATCACTGCTTCAAGGAAGGAATCGTTAGTGATGAGAGTGAAGTAGATTGGGAGGATGGAGTTTGTGATCATGTAAACCCAGTTCCTTTTGAAGCTGATTCGGCAAAGTCAGTTTCTAAAGGTTCTTTGGAGGAAGAAGCTGACTTGCAGGAGGCAATAAGAAGAAGTTTGGAGGACAAAGGATATACAAAAACTGGGCCTTTATCTTCTGATCATCAGCAACCACAACCGGTGATTGTTGGAAAAAGGGCCGAACATAATACAAGTGCCCTAAAAGAGAATATGATTGGACTTGGTAAGCTAGATAGTGATGATGGAATGAgttctttaaattttaatgatTCTTCCGGGATAAAG GGAACGACTGAGAGTTTATCTCAAGAAAAGCAATGCTCAGAACCAGTTGTGTTGTTAGATACAAAAACACACACACTCTCCGAACAGTTGGATGCTTCTTATAATGATACTACATTTTCTCCTAAAGAGTTAAACGAAAATAATGATGCTCTTGAGCCCTTATCTGAAGACGCATCTAGTGCAGTCCAAGTTGGGGATATGATAAATAATACTGTGGTTAATTCTCCTTGTCATATGGTTGAGGTGGAAGGTTTTTACACTCCTGGGAATGGTTCATCCCCCAAATCTTTTGCCTGTGAAAACCATTTGAAGCAAAATCTTCCTGTTGACAAGCATAGTCACGATCTTTTGTTGGACGAGAAGGATGCAAAAATACCCATTGTTGAAAAAACAAGTAGCGCAGAGATTACAGAGGATGAATTGATGAATAGAATTTCAGTTCTGGAGCAAGAACGTCTGAATCTTGGAGATGAGCAGAAAAGACTTGAGCGTAATGCTGAATCTGTCAACAGTGAAATGTTTGCAGAATGTCAG GAATTACTGCAAATGTTTGGCTTACCATATATTATTGCTCCTATGGAAGCGGAAGCTCAGTGTGCTTATATGGAACTTGCAAATCTTGTTGATGGGGTGGTGACTGATGACTCTGACGTCTTCCTATTTGGGGCAAAAAGTGTTTACAAGAATATATTTGATGACCGCAAATATGTCGAGACATATTTTATGAAG GACATTGAAAACGAGCTTGGTCTGAATCGGGACAAGTTAATTCGAATGGCACTACTACTTGGAAGTGATTATACAGAAGGGGTTAG TGGCATTGGCATTGTTAATGCCGTTGAGGTTATGAATGCATTTCCGGAGGAAGATGGGCTCCATAAATTCAAAGAATGGATTGAATCACCAGATCCAAGCATCTTAGGGCCGCTTGGTGCAAAAACAGGGTTAAATGCACGCAAAAGAGGGTCAAAAGCAAGTGAGAATGAAACGGCTTGCTCAAATAGTAGTGGTCCTGCATCTGAAGAGAACATATCTAAAGATCTCAAGGAAAACATGACTGTTAAACAGAGTTTCATGGATAAGCAT AGAAATGTTAGCAAGAACTGGCACATACCTTCTGAATTTCCTAGTGAAGCAGTCATTTCTGCTTACATCTGCCCACAAGTGGACAAGTCAGCAGAACCTTTCTCCTGGGGGAAGCCAGACCATTTTGTCCTTCGCAG ATTATGCTGGGAAAAGTTTGGGTGGGAGAACTCGAAGGCAGATGAATTGCTTTTGCCAGTTCTGAAAGAGTACAGCAAACATGAG ACTCAACTTCGATTGGAGGCGTTTTACACTTTCAATGAACGGTTTGCTAAAATCCGCAGCAAGAGAATAAAAAAAGCTGTTAAAAGTATTACTGGGAGCAGGTCTGCCGTGTTGATGGATGATGCTGTGCGGGATGCTTCTGTAAATAATCAAAAAGAACTTTCTGTTGAGCCTAAGGAGAACATATCCGAGAAATGCTCATCGGAAATACAAGGTGCATCTTCGAATAAAGAGGACATAGAAAATAGACTCCAAAAACCTTCCAGGAAAAGGCAGCTAGATGGAGAGCAATCTCAATTTGGTAAGGGTAAAAAActaacaaagaaagaaaaaggaaagagaagtgTAAGTGAGGGATCACATTCCAAGAGAGGGAGggggagagggagagggagaggcCGGTTGGCATCGAGAGGAAAGACTCCTATTACTGACTTGGTTGAAACCAGCTCTAGTGATGATGAAAGTGAATTTGACAATCagaaatttgattcggagaatttGCCGGAGCCTCAAGAAAGGAGACGA TCATCACGAATCCGAAAATCTGCAAGTTATGCAATTGATGATTCAAACCAACTATCAGATCACAGTGCGGATAGATTCTCTAATGATAAAGCCGAAGAAGATATGGTGGTTCAGGGTCAGTACGCTTATCCTGAAACTATCATAAGCCAATATGAGAATACAGAATCCAGTTCCAGAACTCTCAAGCAATCTCTACAGAATGATTATCTCGAAACTGGAGGTGGTTTCTGTCTGGTAGAAGATGAAACAAGCCGGCAAGAAATGTGCCAAAACAAAGATCCAGCTATGGAGGCTAACAATAGTGAAGACTACCTGACAATAGGAGGTGGGTTTTGCTTAGATGACAATGATGAATGTGTTGACCCGGTTGCACACCCTAACCAAGCAACCATATTAGAAGCCCAGAAAGATGATCTTATTCCTGATCGGTCAACCTTCTCTCCTGAAAAACATATAGTTGAGGAAGATACAGACACGAATATAGAGTCTCTGCACAATTTGGGCAACTCGAGTTATGTGAGTAATCGAAACTCTTCCCAGGTAGGTGAGAATGTGGAAGAGGAACCCAAGGATCATTGTGTAAGGGCATTTGGAGGAGGTTTAAGTGCCATGCCAAATTtgagaagaaagagaaggaagTATTGA
- the LOC103487179 gene encoding DNA repair protein UVH3 isoform X2: MGVQGLWELLAPVGRRVSVETLAGKKLAIDASIWMVQFIKAMRDDRGEMVRNAHLLGFFRRICKLLFLRTKPVFVFDGATPALKRRTLIARRRQRENAQAKVRKTAEKLLLNHLKVMRLKELAEDLQNQKQQRKQKLPKKSTLPSPKEKFDGTLTSERLGASIMAEEKGIFSSSASSVAGATLDKEDGDEQSVVNQKYNKDSKGKELLSDETHVVGSDSERMDLASRRHQQNVDEMLAASIAAEEARSLNGKASASAVTNLDGEDTDDEDEELILPEMHGVVDPSVLAALPPSVQLDLLVQMRERLMAENRQKYQRVKKDPAKFSELQIQAYLKTVAFRQDIDQVQKAAAGRGVGGVQTSRVASEANREFIFSSSFTGDKQALASARAEKNGDKDVQAPIVQQPLSSLKSTKIPSTSNPLARSTPDKSEVFEENIETFLDERGRVRVSRVRAMGIHMTRDLERNLDLMKEIEKTTSAKKATNPDLMQNIEICNPESFSFQSQDLDTSDEGVGGSINKLDERGTEFMLNEETAIEIMLEDEGGKSFDGDDDLFTNLAAENPIGMGSFDISTQKLSLDNTTDSAWVEALEGKIYTPKNVGVDDHCFKEGIVSDESEVDWEDGVCDHVNPVPFEADSAKSVSKGSLEEEADLQEAIRRSLEDKGYTKTGPLSSDHQQPQPVIVGKRAEHNTSALKENMIGLGKLDSDDGMSSLNFNDSSGIKGTTESLSQEKQCSEPVVLLDTKTHTLSEQLDASYNDTTFSPKELNENNDALEPLSEDASSAVQVGDMINNTVVNSPCHMVEVEGFYTPGNGSSPKSFACENHLKQNLPVDKHSHDLLLDEKDAKIPIVEKTSSAEITEDELMNRISVLEQERLNLGDEQKRLERNAESVNSEMFAECQELLQMFGLPYIIAPMEAEAQCAYMELANLVDGVVTDDSDVFLFGAKSVYKNIFDDRKYVETYFMKDIENELGLNRDKLIRMALLLGSDYTEGVSGIGIVNAVEVMNAFPEEDGLHKFKEWIESPDPSILGPLGAKTGLNARKRGSKASENETACSNSSGPASEENISKDLKENMTVKQSFMDKHRNVSKNWHIPSEFPSEAVISAYICPQVDKSAEPFSWGKPDHFVLRRLCWEKFGWENSKADELLLPVLKEYSKHETQLRLEAFYTFNERFAKIRSKRIKKAVKSITGSRSAVLMDDAVRDASVNNQKELSVEPKENISEKCSSEIQGASSNKEDIENRLQKPSRKRQLDGEQSQFGKGKKLTKKEKGKRSVSEGSHSKRGRGRGRGRGRLASRGKTPITDLVETSSSDDESEFDNQKFDSENLPEPQERRRSSRIRKSASYAIDDSNQLSDHSADRFSNDKAEEDMVVQGQYAYPETIISQYENTESSSRTLKQSLQNDYLETGGGFCLVEDETSRQEMCQNKDPAMEANNSEDYLTIGGGFCLDDNDECVDPVAHPNQATILEAQKDDLIPDRSTFSPEKHIVEEDTDTNIESLHNLGNSSYVSNRNSSQVGENVEEEPKDHCVRAFGGGLSAMPNLRRKRRKY; the protein is encoded by the exons ATGGGAGTTCAGGGTCTTTGGGAGCTCTTAGCCCCCGTCGGCCGCCGTGTCTCCGTCGAAACCCTAGCCGGAAAAAAGCTCGCCATCG ATGCGAGCATTTGGATGGTACAATTCATAAAGGCTATGCGCGATGATAGGGGAGAAATGGTCCGAAACGCTCATTTACTCGGTTTTTTTCGACGGATTTGTAAACTGTTATTCTTGCGGACCAAGCCTGTTTTTGTCTTCGATGGTGCAACCCCGGCTCTCAAGCGCCGTACTCTCATTGCTCGCCGTAGGCAGCGTGAGAACGCCCAGGCTAAAGTTCGTAAGACCGCCGAGAAATTGCTTCTTAATCAT CTCAAGGTAATGAGGTTAAAAGAACTTGCTGAGGATCTACAGAACCAGAAACAGCAGAGGAAGCAAAAACTACCCAAAAAGAGTACCTTGCCAAGCCCTAAGGAAAAATTTGATGGTACTTTGACTTCGGAAAG GTTGGGAGCATCAATTATGGCCGAGGAGAAAGGGATTTTCTCAAGTAGTGCTTCCTCTGTTGCTGGTGCTACTCTTGATAAAGAGGACGGTGATGAACAGTCAGTTGTG AACCAGAAGTACAACAAGGACTCAAAGGGCAAGGAGCTTTTGTCAGATGAAACACATGTAGTGGGGAGTGATTCAGAAAGGATGGACTTGGCCTCAAGAAGGCATCAGCAAAATGTAGATGAGAT GTTGGCGGCATCCATTGCAGCAGAAGAAGCAAGAAGTTTGAATGGAAAGGCATCAGCATCTGCTGTTACAAATCTGGATGGTGAAGATACGGATGATGAAGATGAGGAGTTGATTTTG CCCGAAATGCATGGGGTAGTTGATCCTTCTGTGTTGGCCGCTTTGCCACCTTCAGTTCAACTTGATCTTCTTGTTCAG ATGAGAGAGAGATTAATGGCAGAAAACAGACAGAAATATCAAAGGGTCAAGAAG GACCCTGCAAAGTTTTCTGAGCTACAGATACAGGCGTATCTTAAAACTGTTGCTTTTCGACAAGATATTGATCAAGTGCAGAAGGCTGCTGCTGGGAGAGGGGTTGGTGGTGTACAAACATCAAGAGTTGCCTCGGAAGCAAACAgggaatttattttttcatcatcttttaCGGGTGATAAACA GGCTCTTGCGTCTGCTAGAGCTGAGAAGAATGGAGACAAAGATGTACAAGCACCAATAGTTCAGCAACCTTTAAGTTCCCTGAAAAGTACCAAAATTCCTAGTACATCCAATCCTCTGGCTCGATCAACTCCTGATAAGTCAGAAGTTTTTGAGGAAAACATTGAAACATTTTTGGATGAGAGGGGACGTGTGCGAGTTAGTAGGGTCAGGGCAATGGGGATACATATGACACGAGATTTAGAAAGGAACTTGGATTTGATGAAAGAGATTGAGAAGACTACCAGTGCAAAGAAAGCTACAAATCCCGACCTTAtgcaaaatattgaaatatgtAATCCAGAAAGCTTTTCTTTTCAAAGCCAAGATCTAGATACTTCAGATGAAGGTGTTGGTGGATCCATTAATAAGTTAGATGAGAGAGGTACAGAGTTCATGCTGAATGAAGAAACTGCTATAGAAATTATGCTGGAAGATGAGGGTGGGAAGTCTTTTGATGGCGATGATGATCTATTTACTAATTTAGCTGCAGAAAATCCCATTGGAATGGGTTCTTTTGATATCTCGACCCAAAAACTCTCTCTTGATAATACGACAGATTCTGCTTGGGTGGAAGCACTTGAAGGAAAAATTTATACTCCAAAAAATGTTGGAGTGGATGATCACTGCTTCAAGGAAGGAATCGTTAGTGATGAGAGTGAAGTAGATTGGGAGGATGGAGTTTGTGATCATGTAAACCCAGTTCCTTTTGAAGCTGATTCGGCAAAGTCAGTTTCTAAAGGTTCTTTGGAGGAAGAAGCTGACTTGCAGGAGGCAATAAGAAGAAGTTTGGAGGACAAAGGATATACAAAAACTGGGCCTTTATCTTCTGATCATCAGCAACCACAACCGGTGATTGTTGGAAAAAGGGCCGAACATAATACAAGTGCCCTAAAAGAGAATATGATTGGACTTGGTAAGCTAGATAGTGATGATGGAATGAgttctttaaattttaatgatTCTTCCGGGATAAAG GGAACGACTGAGAGTTTATCTCAAGAAAAGCAATGCTCAGAACCAGTTGTGTTGTTAGATACAAAAACACACACACTCTCCGAACAGTTGGATGCTTCTTATAATGATACTACATTTTCTCCTAAAGAGTTAAACGAAAATAATGATGCTCTTGAGCCCTTATCTGAAGACGCATCTAGTGCAGTCCAAGTTGGGGATATGATAAATAATACTGTGGTTAATTCTCCTTGTCATATGGTTGAGGTGGAAGGTTTTTACACTCCTGGGAATGGTTCATCCCCCAAATCTTTTGCCTGTGAAAACCATTTGAAGCAAAATCTTCCTGTTGACAAGCATAGTCACGATCTTTTGTTGGACGAGAAGGATGCAAAAATACCCATTGTTGAAAAAACAAGTAGCGCAGAGATTACAGAGGATGAATTGATGAATAGAATTTCAGTTCTGGAGCAAGAACGTCTGAATCTTGGAGATGAGCAGAAAAGACTTGAGCGTAATGCTGAATCTGTCAACAGTGAAATGTTTGCAGAATGTCAG GAATTACTGCAAATGTTTGGCTTACCATATATTATTGCTCCTATGGAAGCGGAAGCTCAGTGTGCTTATATGGAACTTGCAAATCTTGTTGATGGGGTGGTGACTGATGACTCTGACGTCTTCCTATTTGGGGCAAAAAGTGTTTACAAGAATATATTTGATGACCGCAAATATGTCGAGACATATTTTATGAAG GACATTGAAAACGAGCTTGGTCTGAATCGGGACAAGTTAATTCGAATGGCACTACTACTTGGAAGTGATTATACAGAAGGGGTTAG TGGCATTGGCATTGTTAATGCCGTTGAGGTTATGAATGCATTTCCGGAGGAAGATGGGCTCCATAAATTCAAAGAATGGATTGAATCACCAGATCCAAGCATCTTAGGGCCGCTTGGTGCAAAAACAGGGTTAAATGCACGCAAAAGAGGGTCAAAAGCAAGTGAGAATGAAACGGCTTGCTCAAATAGTAGTGGTCCTGCATCTGAAGAGAACATATCTAAAGATCTCAAGGAAAACATGACTGTTAAACAGAGTTTCATGGATAAGCAT AGAAATGTTAGCAAGAACTGGCACATACCTTCTGAATTTCCTAGTGAAGCAGTCATTTCTGCTTACATCTGCCCACAAGTGGACAAGTCAGCAGAACCTTTCTCCTGGGGGAAGCCAGACCATTTTGTCCTTCGCAG ATTATGCTGGGAAAAGTTTGGGTGGGAGAACTCGAAGGCAGATGAATTGCTTTTGCCAGTTCTGAAAGAGTACAGCAAACATGAG ACTCAACTTCGATTGGAGGCGTTTTACACTTTCAATGAACGGTTTGCTAAAATCCGCAGCAAGAGAATAAAAAAAGCTGTTAAAAGTATTACTGGGAGCAGGTCTGCCGTGTTGATGGATGATGCTGTGCGGGATGCTTCTGTAAATAATCAAAAAGAACTTTCTGTTGAGCCTAAGGAGAACATATCCGAGAAATGCTCATCGGAAATACAAGGTGCATCTTCGAATAAAGAGGACATAGAAAATAGACTCCAAAAACCTTCCAGGAAAAGGCAGCTAGATGGAGAGCAATCTCAATTTGGTAAGGGTAAAAAActaacaaagaaagaaaaaggaaagagaagtgTAAGTGAGGGATCACATTCCAAGAGAGGGAGggggagagggagagggagaggcCGGTTGGCATCGAGAGGAAAGACTCCTATTACTGACTTGGTTGAAACCAGCTCTAGTGATGATGAAAGTGAATTTGACAATCagaaatttgattcggagaatttGCCGGAGCCTCAAGAAAGGAGACGA TCATCACGAATCCGAAAATCTGCAAGTTATGCAATTGATGATTCAAACCAACTATCAGATCACAGTGCGGATAGATTCTCTAATGATAAAGCCGAAGAAGATATGGTGGTTCAGGGTCAGTACGCTTATCCTGAAACTATCATAAGCCAATATGAGAATACAGAATCCAGTTCCAGAACTCTCAAGCAATCTCTACAGAATGATTATCTCGAAACTGGAGGTGGTTTCTGTCTGGTAGAAGATGAAACAAGCCGGCAAGAAATGTGCCAAAACAAAGATCCAGCTATGGAGGCTAACAATAGTGAAGACTACCTGACAATAGGAGGTGGGTTTTGCTTAGATGACAATGATGAATGTGTTGACCCGGTTGCACACCCTAACCAAGCAACCATATTAGAAGCCCAGAAAGATGATCTTATTCCTGATCGGTCAACCTTCTCTCCTGAAAAACATATAGTTGAGGAAGATACAGACACGAATATAGAGTCTCTGCACAATTTGGGCAACTCGAGTTATGTGAGTAATCGAAACTCTTCCCAGGTAGGTGAGAATGTGGAAGAGGAACCCAAGGATCATTGTGTAAGGGCATTTGGAGGAGGTTTAAGTGCCATGCCAAATTtgagaagaaagagaaggaagTATTGA